One stretch of Comamonas testosteroni DNA includes these proteins:
- a CDS encoding efflux transporter outer membrane subunit, producing the protein MNMPAQFLNQIGFKPNQGKRKKLTFMKNSSRALPRWMPRLLPLATALALAACSTQPAYQSPRLEVPARFKEATPEAAQFGVWQPAQSSGGSPATAVPDQWWTVYGDSTLDQLQQAAAAGNPSVEQAVARLRSAQAAVASSRAAQLPTLGTTGSGSRALTGGGTYSNTNGENVARSGSINNNFSLGLSASWELDLWGKLSGAVDASRASAQASADDLAAARLSAQASVAQTYFSLRAAEAQMKYLQESLQAYEQSLKLTQNRYQAGVVSSADVAQAQSQYKSTQASLLEARITRAQYEHALAALLGKAPANFSLPVTGHLPTPPAVPEMLASTLLERRPDIAAAERRVAMANAQIGVARAAYFPSLTLSASAGYRNSVLSDLLNAPNLFWSLGPALAMSLFDGGARSAAVESARAALDLNAATYKQTVLTALQEVEDNLVAAVNLAQEEQVQTEALAAAQKSLTVANNQYQAGIVAYLNVLSAQTTVLSAQNSLNSVRNRRLTAVNTLLKNVAGRWEPLDAGLRKE; encoded by the coding sequence ATGAATATGCCAGCACAGTTTTTGAATCAGATCGGCTTCAAACCCAATCAAGGTAAGCGTAAGAAGCTCACTTTTATGAAGAATTCTTCCAGGGCGCTGCCCCGCTGGATGCCGCGTCTGTTGCCGCTTGCCACGGCGCTGGCGCTGGCAGCCTGTTCCACCCAGCCCGCCTATCAGTCGCCCCGGCTGGAGGTGCCGGCCCGGTTCAAGGAGGCCACGCCCGAGGCCGCGCAGTTCGGCGTCTGGCAACCGGCGCAGAGTTCGGGGGGCAGCCCGGCCACGGCAGTGCCCGACCAGTGGTGGACGGTGTATGGCGACAGCACGCTGGATCAGCTGCAGCAAGCGGCAGCCGCGGGCAATCCCAGCGTGGAACAGGCCGTGGCCCGTCTGCGCTCGGCCCAGGCCGCCGTCGCCAGCAGCCGCGCCGCGCAATTGCCCACGCTCGGCACCACGGGCAGCGGCTCGCGTGCCTTGACCGGCGGCGGCACCTACAGCAATACCAACGGCGAGAACGTGGCGCGCAGCGGCAGCATCAACAACAACTTCTCGCTGGGCCTGAGCGCCAGCTGGGAGCTGGATCTCTGGGGCAAGCTCTCGGGCGCGGTGGACGCCAGCAGGGCTTCGGCCCAGGCCAGTGCCGACGATCTGGCTGCGGCCCGTCTGTCGGCCCAGGCATCGGTGGCCCAGACCTATTTCTCGCTGCGTGCCGCCGAGGCGCAGATGAAGTATCTGCAGGAAAGCCTGCAGGCCTATGAGCAAAGCCTGAAGCTCACGCAAAATCGCTACCAGGCGGGCGTGGTGTCGTCGGCCGATGTGGCCCAGGCCCAGTCCCAGTACAAGAGCACGCAGGCCAGCCTGCTGGAAGCCCGCATCACGCGCGCTCAGTACGAGCATGCGCTGGCGGCCTTGCTGGGCAAGGCTCCGGCCAACTTCAGCCTGCCGGTCACCGGCCACCTGCCGACACCGCCTGCAGTGCCCGAGATGCTGGCCTCCACTCTGCTGGAGAGGCGCCCCGACATTGCTGCCGCGGAGCGCCGCGTGGCCATGGCCAATGCGCAGATCGGCGTGGCGCGTGCGGCCTACTTCCCGTCGCTGACCCTGTCGGCATCGGCCGGCTATCGCAACTCCGTGCTCTCCGATCTGCTCAATGCTCCGAATCTGTTCTGGTCGCTGGGACCGGCGCTGGCCATGAGTCTGTTTGACGGTGGAGCGCGCTCGGCGGCCGTGGAGTCGGCCCGTGCCGCGCTGGACCTGAATGCCGCCACCTACAAGCAGACGGTGCTGACAGCGCTGCAGGAGGTGGAGGACAACCTGGTTGCCGCCGTCAATCTGGCGCAGGAGGAGCAGGTGCAGACCGAGGCCCTGGCCGCAGCGCAGAAGTCGCTGACCGTGGCCAACAACCAGTACCAGGCCGGCATCGTGGCCTATCTGAACGTGCTCTCGGCCCAGACGACGGTGCTCAGCGCCCAGAACAGCCTCAATAGCGTCAGAAACCGCAGGTTGACCGCCGTGAACACCTTGCTCAAGAACGTGGCTGGGCGCTGGGAGCCGCTGGATGCGGGGCTGCGCAAAGAGTGA
- a CDS encoding LytR/AlgR family response regulator transcription factor: protein MNTSPPRALIAEDEPLLALALQQLLGQLWPQLHIEARVADGISAVQQALTLLPDLLFLDIRMPGQTGLEAAAEIADAWPEEQALPAIVFVTAYDQYALAAFEACAMDYVLKPVQAARLGQTVQRLQQWWQQRQPAQGMDLAMQNHRQLEQLLGLQQQLLGQGPAALQIIQASVGNQIHMVRVQDIVYLEAADKYLRVLTAGQEYLIRTPLKDLLPQLDAREFWQIHRGTVVRAQAIASAQRDESGRLSLLLRERPEKLAVSRLYATRFKAM from the coding sequence ATGAACACCAGTCCGCCGCGCGCCCTGATTGCCGAAGATGAACCGCTGCTGGCCCTGGCATTGCAGCAGTTGCTGGGCCAGCTCTGGCCCCAGTTGCATATAGAGGCCAGGGTGGCCGACGGCATCAGCGCCGTGCAGCAGGCGCTGACCCTGCTGCCCGATCTGCTGTTCCTGGACATTCGCATGCCCGGCCAGACAGGGCTGGAAGCCGCCGCCGAAATCGCCGATGCCTGGCCTGAGGAACAAGCACTACCGGCGATTGTCTTTGTCACCGCCTACGACCAGTACGCCCTGGCGGCCTTCGAGGCCTGCGCCATGGACTATGTGCTCAAGCCGGTGCAGGCGGCCCGCCTCGGCCAGACCGTGCAACGCCTGCAGCAGTGGTGGCAGCAGCGCCAGCCGGCGCAGGGCATGGACCTTGCCATGCAGAATCACCGTCAGCTCGAGCAGTTGCTCGGGCTGCAGCAGCAACTGCTGGGGCAGGGCCCCGCAGCCCTGCAGATCATTCAGGCCAGCGTCGGCAACCAGATCCATATGGTGAGGGTGCAGGACATCGTCTACCTCGAAGCCGCCGACAAGTACCTGCGCGTGCTGACGGCCGGTCAGGAGTATCTGATCCGCACCCCGCTGAAGGATTTGCTGCCGCAACTAGACGCGCGCGAGTTCTGGCAGATCCATCGCGGCACCGTGGTGCGGGCGCAAGCCATTGCCAGCGCCCAGCGTGACGAGTCCGGACGCCTCAGCCTGCTGCTGCGCGAGCGTCCCGAAAAGCTGGCCGTCAGCCGTCTGTACGCAACACGGTTCAAGGCGATGTAG
- a CDS encoding PepSY-associated TM helix domain-containing protein has translation MRALWTVVHRWVGLFLAAFLVMTGLTGAVLSWDHQIDDWLNADMLHTAGRGPLQTPLQLAQAVQAADPRVEISYMSLGLREGEAASFLVRPLVDQGTGKPHVLGYNTVFVDPVTGAITGHRDSRSLALSWRNLMPWLRHLHESLLSPTFAGSNRWGYWFMGGLALLWLADSFWALVLTLPVKKKTAAAGVQDAPARAAGKSWWARWMPSWRIRWGTGAYKLNFDLHRAGGLWIWGVIVIVAFTSFSINLYREVFYPVMSKVSTTTPGPYETLKPAPLGSFIEPKIGFATAIEIARQEAVQLGIKTEAGGIWYGGDFPFYNVSFFDPDDETGAMGMGLSNVYVSSESGEVLGSYRPWHGTGADVFVQLQLPLHSGRILGTFGRVLISVVGVMVAMLSITGVVIWWKKRRARRTALAAASA, from the coding sequence ATGCGAGCTCTGTGGACTGTGGTTCATCGCTGGGTAGGCCTGTTTCTCGCGGCCTTCCTGGTCATGACCGGTCTCACGGGAGCAGTGCTCTCGTGGGATCATCAAATCGACGACTGGCTCAACGCCGACATGCTGCACACGGCGGGACGCGGTCCGCTGCAGACGCCGCTGCAATTGGCCCAGGCCGTGCAGGCGGCCGACCCGCGCGTCGAGATCTCCTATATGAGCCTGGGCCTGCGCGAGGGCGAGGCGGCTTCCTTTCTGGTGCGGCCGCTGGTGGACCAGGGCACGGGCAAGCCCCATGTGCTGGGCTACAACACGGTGTTCGTGGACCCGGTGACGGGTGCCATCACAGGCCACCGCGACTCCAGGAGCCTGGCCCTGAGCTGGCGCAATCTCATGCCCTGGCTGCGCCATCTGCATGAAAGCCTGCTCAGTCCCACTTTTGCGGGCAGCAACCGCTGGGGCTACTGGTTCATGGGCGGTCTCGCGCTGCTGTGGCTGGCCGACAGCTTCTGGGCACTGGTGCTGACCCTGCCGGTGAAAAAGAAGACAGCTGCGGCCGGGGTGCAGGACGCGCCCGCCCGGGCCGCCGGCAAGTCCTGGTGGGCACGCTGGATGCCGTCCTGGCGCATACGCTGGGGCACCGGTGCCTACAAGCTCAATTTCGATCTGCACCGCGCCGGCGGGCTGTGGATCTGGGGCGTGATCGTCATCGTGGCCTTTACCTCGTTTTCGATCAATCTCTACCGCGAGGTGTTCTATCCCGTGATGAGCAAGGTCTCGACCACCACGCCCGGCCCCTACGAGACGCTCAAGCCTGCACCTTTGGGCAGCTTTATCGAGCCCAAGATCGGCTTTGCCACGGCCATCGAGATCGCGCGCCAGGAGGCGGTGCAGCTGGGCATCAAGACCGAGGCCGGAGGCATCTGGTATGGCGGGGATTTCCCGTTCTACAACGTGTCCTTCTTCGATCCGGACGACGAAACCGGTGCCATGGGCATGGGGCTGTCCAATGTCTATGTGAGCTCGGAAAGCGGCGAGGTGCTGGGCAGCTATCGTCCCTGGCATGGCACGGGAGCCGATGTGTTCGTCCAACTGCAGCTGCCGCTGCACAGCGGTCGCATCCTGGGCACCTTCGGGCGTGTGCTGATATCGGTGGTCGGCGTGATGGTGGCCATGCTGTCCATCACCGGCGTCGTCATCTGGTGGAAAAAACGCCGCGCCCGGCGAACGGCCCTGGCCGCTGCCTCAGCCTGA
- a CDS encoding DUF2306 domain-containing protein, which translates to MQLTPLIAFHMSSAIAATLTGAIALWARRQASPLPWVHRLAGYGFVLLMLATAISALFIRDFKLPNWAGFTPIHLLIPVTLGGLALSFWHLAHRRIAQHRSVMRKLYFGSCVVAGLFTLLPGRLLGNLLWKGLA; encoded by the coding sequence ATGCAACTCACGCCATTGATTGCCTTTCACATGAGTTCCGCCATCGCGGCCACTCTGACCGGAGCCATTGCACTCTGGGCCAGGCGCCAGGCCAGCCCGCTACCCTGGGTGCACAGACTTGCAGGCTATGGCTTTGTGCTGCTCATGCTGGCCACTGCCATCTCCGCATTGTTCATACGCGACTTCAAGCTGCCCAACTGGGCAGGCTTCACGCCCATTCATCTGCTGATCCCCGTGACGCTCGGAGGCCTGGCCTTGTCTTTCTGGCATCTGGCCCATCGACGCATCGCCCAGCACCGCAGCGTCATGCGCAAGCTGTACTTCGGCAGCTGCGTGGTCGCAGGGCTGTTCACGCTGCTTCCGGGCCGACTGCTCGGCAATCTGCTGTGGAAAGGACTGGCCTGA
- a CDS encoding sensor histidine kinase, translating to MPVMSMFAPTPLFRHAGITVAACLLIAAALTALGQGLWDVNLAYSLAIGLISWLSIDLLRLRWRESDDIPWPRGMRGMALVPLGIAAGLVLGNPLGSLYVQQFHPELSAAARPSLWLPFAITMATSIAMSWGFYVVGKSRHLQMQAEQAQRQAAEARLGLLQAQLEPHMLFNTLANLRVLIASDAPRAEQMLDHLIAYLRATLAGSRSGTHSLASEFALLTDYLALMQIRMGDRLSYSLTLPAELAALPVPTLLLQPLVENSIRHGLEPQLAGGHIAVQAGMLDDSRLLLSVHDNGLGLPVVAGQLPSGSGFGLQQIRERLASRYGGAARFDLTADSAGGTRACIVLPLKSQP from the coding sequence ATGCCTGTCATGTCCATGTTTGCGCCCACACCCCTCTTCCGTCACGCCGGCATCACCGTGGCGGCCTGCCTGCTGATCGCTGCAGCGCTGACGGCACTGGGCCAGGGCCTGTGGGATGTCAACCTTGCCTATTCGCTGGCCATCGGCCTGATCAGCTGGCTGAGCATCGATCTGCTCAGGTTGCGCTGGCGCGAGTCCGACGACATTCCCTGGCCGCGCGGCATGCGCGGCATGGCCTTGGTGCCGCTGGGAATTGCAGCCGGTCTGGTTCTGGGCAATCCGCTTGGCAGCCTCTATGTTCAGCAGTTCCATCCCGAACTGTCTGCCGCAGCCCGACCCTCGCTATGGCTGCCGTTTGCCATCACCATGGCGACCAGCATTGCCATGTCCTGGGGCTTTTATGTGGTGGGCAAATCGCGCCATCTGCAAATGCAGGCAGAGCAGGCCCAGCGCCAGGCCGCCGAAGCGCGGCTGGGTCTGCTGCAGGCCCAGCTGGAGCCACATATGCTGTTCAACACCCTGGCCAATCTTCGCGTGCTGATTGCAAGCGATGCGCCACGTGCGGAGCAGATGCTCGACCATTTGATCGCCTACCTGCGTGCCACGCTGGCCGGCTCGCGCAGCGGCACCCATAGTCTTGCCAGCGAATTTGCCTTGCTGACCGACTATCTGGCCCTGATGCAGATCCGCATGGGCGACCGGCTCAGCTACTCCTTGACGCTGCCCGCCGAACTGGCCGCACTGCCCGTGCCAACCCTGCTGTTGCAGCCGCTGGTGGAGAACAGCATTCGCCATGGACTGGAGCCCCAGCTGGCCGGCGGCCACATTGCCGTTCAGGCAGGCATGCTGGATGACAGCCGCCTCCTGCTCAGCGTGCATGACAATGGCCTGGGCCTGCCCGTGGTGGCGGGCCAGCTGCCTTCGGGCTCCGGCTTTGGCCTGCAGCAGATTCGCGAGCGTCTGGCCAGCCGCTACGGCGGCGCTGCCCGCTTCGACCTGACAGCAGATAGCGCAGGCGGAACCAGGGCCTGTATCGTATTACCCCTGAAGTCCCAGCCATGA
- a CDS encoding SRPBCC family protein, translating into MTEKLSAPFVFEQFVKAPRELVYAAFTQAEHLSQWMRPPGMVMTQCEVDAREGGSFHYGMRAEAMTQAPVMWGKWTFRELKAPERIVVVVQFSDAAGGVTRHPMAPQWPLYTLSSTTLTEEAGGTRIHLEWRALNANAMEEAVFNSSHASMTMGWSGSMQFLASYLAKAQAA; encoded by the coding sequence ATGACCGAGAAACTCTCAGCCCCGTTTGTTTTCGAGCAATTCGTCAAGGCTCCACGCGAGCTGGTCTACGCGGCCTTCACGCAGGCCGAGCACCTGAGTCAGTGGATGCGCCCGCCCGGCATGGTGATGACGCAATGCGAAGTGGATGCACGCGAAGGCGGCAGCTTTCATTACGGCATGCGCGCCGAGGCCATGACCCAGGCCCCGGTCATGTGGGGCAAGTGGACTTTCAGAGAGCTGAAGGCCCCCGAACGCATCGTCGTCGTGGTGCAGTTCAGCGATGCTGCCGGTGGCGTCACACGCCACCCCATGGCGCCGCAATGGCCGCTTTACACCTTGTCGAGCACCACACTGACCGAGGAGGCCGGCGGCACGCGTATCCACCTTGAATGGCGCGCCCTCAATGCCAATGCCATGGAGGAAGCGGTGTTCAACAGCTCGCACGCGAGCATGACCATGGGCTGGAGCGGGAGCATGCAGTTTCTGGCCAGCTATCTGGCCAAGGCTCAGGCGGCGTAG
- a CDS encoding TonB-dependent receptor: MFLFRPISLAALALCSQQTVFAQTSSTESEAALQTVTVEASADASAQGLARPFAGGQVATGARNGILGTRDWKESSFSSTAYTSQLIEDTQSKSVGDVLLSDPSVRQARGYGNFQELYMLRGMPVYSDDIAYNGLYGLLPRQYVASEFFERVEVLRGANAFLNGAAPGGSGVGGVISLLPKRAGREPLTQVSTGIQTGGQAYASADLSRRFGPDQSMGVRLNAVRRDGGTGVKGEDRSLTALGLGLDWRSRDLRLSADVGYQRNSYRGGRPSVTPSDFIPVVPDNKTNYAQNWASSIERDVFTTLRGEWDINSTTTAWAAGGLRRSKEDNINSNVTVLNAQGDTTGTRFDNLRKDRVRTAEAGIRTRLQTGSIGHELVASASTYSATETGAWAMASGVSNNLYNPYASLMPQNTFFGGSMVNPYKVGETRFDSLALGDALSMFDDRLRVTLGLRHQRIDQSSYDYTSGLQTDSYRKSATTPALGVVFKATDDVSVYANYIEALTKGAVAPATANNLPVLNAGQVFSPYKSKQKELGVKWQRGTLGATAALYTTDVPSSYVVNQMYGQYGKQRNQGMEFTVFGEATKGLRVLGGLTLTQAKIKQAADASQVDRYPIGVPKTQATLGVDWDVPGVSGLALNARVTHTSSQYANAANTLKVASWTRTDIGARYLVDLGNDRMLTLRARLDNVFDKNYWASVGGYPGANYLVQSAPRTLSVSATVNF; the protein is encoded by the coding sequence ATGTTCCTGTTCCGACCGATTTCCCTGGCTGCCCTCGCACTGTGCAGCCAGCAGACCGTTTTTGCCCAGACTTCCAGCACTGAATCAGAAGCTGCCCTGCAGACCGTGACTGTGGAGGCCAGCGCCGATGCTTCGGCCCAGGGTCTGGCCAGGCCTTTTGCGGGTGGGCAGGTAGCTACCGGAGCACGCAACGGCATTCTGGGAACGCGGGACTGGAAGGAGTCCTCGTTTTCGTCGACGGCCTATACCAGTCAGCTCATCGAAGACACTCAGTCCAAGAGTGTGGGTGATGTGCTACTGAGCGATCCGTCGGTGCGCCAGGCGCGCGGTTATGGCAATTTCCAGGAGCTGTACATGCTGCGCGGCATGCCGGTTTATTCCGATGACATTGCCTACAACGGCCTTTATGGCTTGCTGCCGCGCCAGTATGTGGCATCCGAATTCTTCGAGCGTGTCGAGGTGCTGCGCGGTGCGAATGCCTTCCTCAACGGCGCGGCTCCGGGCGGCAGCGGCGTGGGAGGCGTGATCAGCCTGTTGCCCAAGCGCGCAGGCAGGGAGCCACTGACTCAGGTGAGCACGGGCATACAAACGGGCGGCCAGGCATATGCCTCGGCAGATCTGTCGCGCCGTTTCGGCCCGGATCAGAGCATGGGCGTACGCTTGAATGCCGTGCGTCGCGACGGCGGTACAGGCGTCAAGGGAGAGGATCGTTCATTAACAGCGTTGGGCCTGGGTCTGGACTGGCGCAGCCGTGACCTGCGTCTGTCGGCCGATGTGGGCTATCAGCGTAACAGCTATCGCGGTGGGCGGCCCAGCGTCACGCCTTCGGACTTCATCCCTGTCGTGCCGGACAACAAGACTAATTACGCTCAGAATTGGGCCTCCTCCATCGAACGTGACGTTTTCACCACCTTGCGGGGAGAGTGGGACATCAACTCCACGACCACAGCCTGGGCTGCCGGTGGCCTACGCCGTAGCAAGGAAGACAATATCAACAGCAATGTGACCGTGCTCAATGCTCAGGGCGATACCACGGGCACGCGTTTCGACAATCTGCGCAAGGACCGCGTGCGCACAGCCGAAGCCGGCATTCGTACCCGACTGCAGACCGGCAGCATAGGTCATGAGCTGGTTGCCTCGGCCAGTACCTATTCCGCCACGGAGACCGGTGCCTGGGCCATGGCTTCGGGCGTGAGCAACAACCTCTACAACCCCTATGCCAGCCTCATGCCGCAGAACACCTTCTTCGGTGGCTCCATGGTCAATCCCTACAAGGTGGGCGAGACCCGCTTCGATAGTCTGGCCCTGGGAGATGCGCTGTCCATGTTTGACGACCGCCTGCGCGTGACGCTGGGCCTTCGCCACCAGCGCATAGACCAGAGCAGCTACGACTACACCAGCGGCCTGCAGACCGACAGCTACAGGAAGTCCGCCACCACACCCGCACTGGGCGTGGTATTCAAGGCCACCGACGATGTCTCGGTTTACGCCAACTACATCGAGGCCCTGACCAAGGGCGCCGTGGCACCTGCCACGGCCAATAACCTGCCCGTGTTGAATGCCGGCCAGGTGTTCTCGCCATACAAGTCCAAGCAAAAAGAGCTGGGCGTCAAATGGCAGCGCGGCACTCTGGGCGCGACGGCGGCCCTGTACACGACCGATGTTCCCAGTAGCTATGTGGTCAACCAGATGTACGGCCAGTACGGCAAGCAGCGCAACCAGGGTATGGAATTCACGGTCTTCGGCGAAGCCACCAAGGGGCTGCGCGTGCTCGGTGGTCTGACGCTGACCCAGGCCAAGATCAAGCAGGCGGCCGACGCCTCCCAGGTCGACCGCTATCCGATCGGCGTACCTAAGACACAGGCCACGCTGGGTGTGGATTGGGACGTGCCTGGTGTGTCCGGTCTGGCACTCAATGCGCGTGTTACGCATACCTCAAGCCAGTACGCCAATGCCGCGAACACCCTGAAAGTCGCCAGCTGGACGCGCACCGACATCGGTGCGCGCTACCTGGTCGATCTGGGCAATGACCGCATGCTGACGCTGAGGGCCCGTCTGGACAATGTGTTCGACAAGAACTACTGGGCTTCGGTGGGCGGCTATCCAGGGGCCAACTATCTGGTGCAGTCGGCTCCGCGCACCCTGTCGGTCAGCGCCACGGTCAACTTCTGA
- a CDS encoding ABC transporter ATP-binding protein, translated as MNSELDDGCEPLCMVQALQVSFGYPGRVVAQEASHCWHAGLCLLQGDEGTGKTSWLKALAGQLPLRMGLLHYPFADDGSLTASSCFWQDPRQPLNDVYNQMPAQSWVALQRTLYPHWSQQQFEQHVQGFGLEPHLHKPLLALSSGTQRKLWMAAGWASAAELVLIDEPLAALDKPSERYVQHALAAMAAELKNPARPRSVIVAHWDAMQGVDWEDVMVLATSP; from the coding sequence ATGAATTCTGAACTCGATGATGGCTGCGAGCCGCTCTGCATGGTGCAGGCTCTGCAGGTGAGCTTTGGCTACCCCGGCCGTGTTGTGGCCCAAGAGGCCTCGCATTGCTGGCATGCCGGGCTGTGTCTGCTGCAAGGTGACGAAGGCACGGGCAAGACCAGCTGGCTCAAGGCATTGGCCGGGCAATTGCCGCTGCGCATGGGCTTGCTGCACTATCCGTTCGCCGACGATGGTAGCCTGACTGCAAGCTCCTGCTTCTGGCAGGACCCACGCCAGCCGCTCAACGATGTCTACAACCAGATGCCGGCCCAGAGCTGGGTGGCTTTGCAGCGCACGCTGTATCCGCATTGGTCGCAGCAGCAGTTCGAGCAGCATGTGCAGGGCTTCGGGCTGGAGCCACATTTGCACAAGCCGCTGCTGGCCCTGTCCTCGGGCACCCAGCGCAAGCTGTGGATGGCCGCTGGCTGGGCCAGCGCCGCCGAGCTGGTGCTGATCGACGAGCCGCTGGCGGCGCTGGACAAACCGTCCGAGCGCTATGTGCAGCATGCGCTGGCGGCCATGGCCGCCGAGCTCAAGAATCCGGCACGGCCCCGCAGCGTCATCGTGGCGCATTGGGATGCCATGCAGGGTGTGGACTGGGAGGATGTGATGGTGCTGGCTACATCGCCTTGA
- a CDS encoding 2TM domain-containing protein, with the protein MHPISEDALHRQARRRAGMKLAWYIHAAVYAAVNLGLMALALSQGRHWAIYPALGWGLGLLIHGAVVWLLAPGSPLFQQLLEHELKALQRSEKR; encoded by the coding sequence ATGCACCCGATCTCTGAAGACGCCCTGCACCGCCAGGCACGCCGCCGCGCCGGCATGAAGCTGGCCTGGTATATCCATGCTGCGGTCTATGCCGCAGTGAATCTGGGCCTGATGGCCCTGGCTCTGAGCCAGGGACGACACTGGGCCATCTACCCGGCTCTGGGCTGGGGTCTGGGCCTGCTGATACATGGCGCCGTGGTCTGGCTGCTGGCACCCGGCAGTCCGCTCTTTCAGCAACTGCTGGAGCACGAACTGAAAGCGCTGCAGCGCAGCGAAAAGCGCTAG